The segment CGCGGGGAGTGGATCCGTGCGGCCCATCGCGGGGACCATGGACCTCCACGAGGAGCTCGAGCGCCGCATCGCCCGGTTCAAGCATCGCGAGGCCGCGCTCTTCTACATGAGCGGGTTCGCGACCAATGCAGGCCTGATTCCCCAGCTCGCGGGCGAAGGCGACACGATCATCACGGACGAACTCAACCACGGGAGCATCATCGACGGATGCCGCCTCACGAAGGCCCAGCGGCTCATCTACAAGCACCGCGACATGGACGAGTTGGAGAAATGCCTGCAGGAGGCGGACAAGGCCGCTCGCCGGATCCTCGTCATTTCGGACGGCGTGTTCTCCATGGATGGGGACATCGCGCCCGTGGACGAGATCGTCAAGGTGGCCGAACCCTACGGGGCCATGGTCTACATCGACGACAGCCACGGGGAGGGCGTCCTGGGCGAGGGGGGCCGCGGCGTGGCAAACCACTTCCACGTGGAGGACCGGGTCCACGTGGAGATGGGCACCTTCTCGAAGGCGCTCGGCGTCGTCGGTGGATACGCAGCGGGATCGAATGACCTCCGACTGTTCGCCTTGAACAAGTCGCGCACCTGGCTCCTAAGCGCCTCCCATCCGCCCGCAACGATCGCCTCGTGCATCGCGGCGATCGACGTGCTCGAGTCGGAGCCGAAGTGGGTCGAGCGGTTGTGGAAGAACACGCGGTACTTCAAGAAGCAGCTTGTCGCCCTGGGCTTCGACATCGGCCACAGTGAGACGCCCATCACGCCCGTGATGCTCGGGGAGTCCGCCGTCGCCAAGCGGTTCTCCGATCGGCTCTACGAGGGGGGCGTCTTCGCCCTGCCTATCGTGTTCCCCATGGTCGCGAAGGACAAGGCCCGAATCCGGAACATTGTGAACGCCGGGCTGACGCGGAAGGATCTGGACTTCGCCCTTGCCGCGTACGAGCGCATCGGCAAGGAGCTCAAGGTCATCCCTTAAACGTCCTCGTGGTCCTTGATCCGGTAGTAGAGGATGTCCGACGGGGTGTAGCCGAGCTTCGCGAAGAGGGAGCGAGACGGCGTGTTTTCCGCCTCGATCAGGGCGGCGAACATCTCGAGCCCGTACTTCCGAAGGCCCCGTTCGCATTCACGGACCAGGCGCGCGGCGATGCCCGCACGCCTGTACTCCGGCAGGACCGCGAGACGATTGATCCAGCCCTTCCGGGTGTCGTGCGTGCCGAACACGGTCCCCACGAGCTGCGGACCGTCGAACGCGCCCAGGTATAGGGTCTGTTTCGACCGAAGTTGCTTCGCAAGGTTCCGCCGGCTTTCGCGGCCGCGCACCCTCGGGTTCAGGTGGCAGACCCGAAGGACTTCGATGATTGCGGCGTAGTCGCTCATCCGTAGGCGGCGGATCGCGATGACCATGGTCACGCCCGTTGCTCGATCAGGTGGCGCGTAGGATGCACGAACAGCTCGCGGGCGTCCTGGGGCAGGTATTCCGCGAGAAACGGCGGCATCACGGGGAACCCGCGGAGCTTGGCGAGAGGGAGCAGCCGCATCCGGATGTGGGACTCCAGGGACCGGACGTATCCGTTCGCGTCGGGGGCGGGGAACTCGGACGACAGGTCGACGAGGAAGTAGAAGCCGATCTCGTGGGTGTCCACGCCCTTCAGCGTGTAGAAGTTCTCGTGCACGTACACGAGCTTGTCCGCTTCGACGTTCAAGCCCGTCTCCTCGTACACCTCGCGGGACATGCAGAGCGCGAGCGTCTCGCCGAACTCCAGGTGGCCTCCCGGGAGGGCGTACTGCTTCCCGCCGCGGCCGTCCTCGCCCTCCTGGAAGAGGACGCGGTCCCCGTGAATCAAGATGCCGCAGCTCCGGACGAGGAACTCGCGATGGCCGTCACGCAATCCGAGCGCCAAGCTCGCCCTCCCGATCGGGTCGCAGCAGGATCACACGACCGTCCGATTCCACGGCCCCGAGGCAAAGGACCTCGGACATGAAAGGCCCCACTTGGCGGGGGGGGAAGTTCGTGACCGCAATAATCGCGCGTCCTAGCAGCTCCTCCTTCGTGTACCAGGGTTGCACCGCGGCGGATGACTTCCTGCGCCCGAGAGGGCCGAAGTCCACCGTCAGGCGATAGGAGGGCTTGCGCGCCTCGGGGAATTCCTGGACCTCG is part of the Thermoplasmata archaeon genome and harbors:
- a CDS encoding glycine C-acetyltransferase — protein: MRRDPTGFLRQEYEALVAQSLDWKIRTLKGPSAPHSNVGGKEVIMLCSNNYLSLSNHPKLKRAAVQAAREYGAGSGSVRPIAGTMDLHEELERRIARFKHREAALFYMSGFATNAGLIPQLAGEGDTIITDELNHGSIIDGCRLTKAQRLIYKHRDMDELEKCLQEADKAARRILVISDGVFSMDGDIAPVDEIVKVAEPYGAMVYIDDSHGEGVLGEGGRGVANHFHVEDRVHVEMGTFSKALGVVGGYAAGSNDLRLFALNKSRTWLLSASHPPATIASCIAAIDVLESEPKWVERLWKNTRYFKKQLVALGFDIGHSETPITPVMLGESAVAKRFSDRLYEGGVFALPIVFPMVAKDKARIRNIVNAGLTRKDLDFALAAYERIGKELKVIP
- a CDS encoding GNAT family N-acetyltransferase produces the protein MVIAIRRLRMSDYAAIIEVLRVCHLNPRVRGRESRRNLAKQLRSKQTLYLGAFDGPQLVGTVFGTHDTRKGWINRLAVLPEYRRAGIAARLVRECERGLRKYGLEMFAALIEAENTPSRSLFAKLGYTPSDILYYRIKDHEDV
- a CDS encoding NUDIX domain-containing protein; translated protein: MALGLRDGHREFLVRSCGILIHGDRVLFQEGEDGRGGKQYALPGGHLEFGETLALCMSREVYEETGLNVEADKLVYVHENFYTLKGVDTHEIGFYFLVDLSSEFPAPDANGYVRSLESHIRMRLLPLAKLRGFPVMPPFLAEYLPQDARELFVHPTRHLIEQRA
- a CDS encoding tRNA-binding protein; translation: MSRIAIDDFAKVEMRVGRIVEVQEFPEARKPSYRLTVDFGPLGRRKSSAAVQPWYTKEELLGRAIIAVTNFPPRQVGPFMSEVLCLGAVESDGRVILLRPDREGELGARIA